In the Desulfuromonas sp. DDH964 genome, TCGCCATCCCGTACCGCTTGGGCGGCAACGACCTTAGCGGTATCGATTGTTCGGCCCTGGTGCAACGATTCTTCCGCCCGCTGGGGATCGAACTGCCACGTACCGCCCGCGAGCAATTCCGTCTCGGCCATCCCGTCGACCCGAAAGACCTGGCCAGCGGGGATCTCCTCTTCTTCCATACTTATGCTCCCTACGCTTCCCATGTCGGCATCTACCTGGGAGAGGGGCACATGCTGCATGCTTCTTCGCGCAGCCACCGCGTCGTCATCTCGGCCATTGCGAACAGCTATTTCCGCCAGCGGCTGCTCGGCGCCAGACGCCTCCTGGACCCTATCGAATTGCAGGAGCAGCTCCAGCTGACCACCCTTGACCTGCCGCAGGAAGAAGCGGCCAGCGACCCGCTGGCGACCCTCCCCGGCACCCTCCCCGCCCGATGAACTACCTCGTGCATCTCTACCTCTCCGACCCCGAGCCCCTCTGCCGGCTCGGCAACCTGACCGGTGATTTTGTCAAGGGCGTACTCAGGGATGGCTGGCCGCCGCTGCTGCTGCGCGGCCTGCGCCAGCATCGCCAGGTCGATGTCTTTGCCCAGGGGAACCGTGCTTTTCAGCGCAGCCGGGAACGCCTCGACCCGGCCTTCGGACTTTGCCGGGGGATCCTCGTCGATCTCTTTTACGACCACTTCCTCGCCCGCCACTGGCACCGCCACGCCGAGATTCCCCTCGGCGATTTTGCCGAGGCGGTCTACCGCGACATCGAAACCTACCTGCCCCTGCTGCCGCCCGGATTCCAGGCGGTGGCGCCGCGGATGATCGCCCACGACTGGCTCACCTCCTACTGCCAGCAGGAGAATGTCGGCCGCGCCCTTGAGCGCCTCGGCCAGCGCCTGCGCCGCCCCCGCGACCTCGCCGCCGGGCTGCACGAGCTGCAGCGCCATCGCGCCGGGCTCGCTGCCGATTGTGATGAATTCCTCGGCGCCGCCCGCGACTTTCTGCGCCGTCATCCGCTCCTATAAAGGAGCGGGGTGGCCGTTTCCGACCACCCCGCTCCTTTCCTTTCAGACTGTCGCGCCATTTCAGAGAAGGCGTTCAAGACCTGCCGCCAGCTGTTTCAGATGGCGGCGTTCCTCGTCGGCCAACAGCTCGAAGACCCGCTGCGAGTTCTCATCCGGCAGCCGGCGCTGGAGATAGAGGTAACGGTCGAGGGCGCTCGTCTCCACCGCCATCGCCAGTTCCAGAATCGCCCGCGCCGGCTGCTGCCGGGCCCAGGCGATCGCCTCTGCGACCTCCATCCCCCCTTCCATGTAGTCGTCAGCAGCGCCTGCGCCGAGTTCGCAGGCCGGGAAATCATCGGGAGCGAGAGCGCCGCGGAGCGCTTCGTAGACCCCCCGCAACATCTTTTTGTGCCCCTCCTCGGCGTTCACCAGCTCGCCGAAGAGGGTGCCCAGTTCCGGGGTCTCCGCCTGTTCGGCGGCGGCGGCGTAAAATCGGCGCGTCCCCTCCTCAAGGCACCAGGCCAGGGCCGCATGTTCGGTTGGCCGGGTGTAACGCTGGAAGCGCTCGAGTTCGACCGCCGGATGGCCCGCCGCCAGCTCCCCCTCCCAGGCGTGCAGTCCCCCGGCCAGATGATGAACGTCGTGGTAGCCGGCACGGGCGAGTGCCGCGGCGGCGGCGTGGCTGCGCATCCCGCTCTGACAGTAGACGATCACCGGCCCGACGCCGTCGAGTTCCGGCAACCGGTCGAGCAGCACATCGAGGGGAAGGTTGATCGCTCCCGGCAGGTGCCCGGGGGCAAACTCCCGGGGTTGACGCACATCGAGGAGGGTATAGCTGTCGGGGTGATGGCTGGTCAGAAAGTCGCGCACCTGGTCCGCCGACCAGGCCGATACCTGCGGGGCAAGGTCCAGAAAACCCATCGTCAGACTCCCTCCCGAATTACAAAAACAGGCCAAGGGTCATGCTGCCGGCAGCTTCAGGCGGGTAGCGGCCAATCACTCTGGTAGCCGGCCGGAAAGAAATTTTCGCGCGTGCGGTTGAAGTAGCCGTACTGGATTTCCGGGAAGTTGCCCTTGACCCGAGCCAGCATCGTTGCCATCCCCATCCCTTCCCCGGCCACGCCCAGCGCATCCCGGTAGAGAACCGGATCGATAGCGAGATTGCGCATCTGGATCAGGTCGACTTCGCCACGGGCAAGAACCTCTTCCAGCGCCGCCACCTCCGCCGCGCTGTCGGTCACCCCCGGGAAAACCAGGTAATTGAGCATGGTGAAGATTCCGGCCTGGCGCGCCCGCCGCAACGACTCCAGGACATCGGCAAAGCGGTAGCCGCGCGGCCGGTAGTAGGCGTTATAAAGCTCTTCCTGGACCGAGTTGAGGGAGATGCGGATCGAATCGATACCGGCCGCCGCCAGCTCTTCGACGGCGTCGGGGAGGGAGGCGTTGGAGTTGAAATTGATGGTGCCGCGGGTGGTCGCCCTGCGCATCGCCCGCACCGCCGCGGCGATGGTGTCGGCCTGCAGGATCGGATCTCCCTCGCACCCCTGGCCGAAAGAGACGATGGCGTTCTCGGCCTGTTCGAGGTGCGGCACTGCCACCTGGCAGAGCTCCGCGACCGTCGGCACGAAAGTGAGGCGTTCCTGGCTCGACGGGCAGCACTCCGACTCCTGCAGCGAGATGCAACCCAAGCAGCGGGAATTGCAGACCGGCGAGGTCGGCAGCGGCGCCTCCCAGCGCCGATAGAAGAGGTTCTTGGCGGCGAAGCAGTGATAATCGAGGGCACAGCGGGAGAGCTGCTCGAAGAGGCGGTTGTCGGGAAATTCCTTGAGGATGCGGCGCACCACCGGGTCGATGTCGCGATCGTCGAAGTGGTCGGGACGCCACTGGTCGTTGCGATCGACGCGCACCGCTGCGCAATAGAAACGCTCTTCCTCGACACACCAGCCAACGGCGGTGTAGGACCACAAGGGGAGAGTCAACCCCTTGCGGCGCCAGTCGGCGGCAGGAAGCAGGGTACGGGTGAAGGCGGGGGTGAGAAAGGCCGACACCGCCTGCACCTTGCCGCCACCCCAGCTGCGCGGCAGTTCACTGACAGTCTGCAGCTTGTTGCTGCGACGATCGAAGCCGATCGGCGGGGTGCCGGGGATGGTAAAGAGCCGGCTCCCCTGCGGCAGCGGAATCAGCTCCTCGGAGCGGGGCCGGCGAGCAACGAGGCCACTCATGCCGGCCAGCAGCAGGTCGGGATGTTCGAAGACTTCGCCCCGCTCGTCGGCGACGACGGCGAGGATGGTCTTTTCAACTGCCATCGGCTGCACGTTCGGTAAGGGGATCGGGACCGCCGGAGACCGCCCACCGCGGGCGCCCGCAGGGTGAGACTACCACAGCCGGGGGCGGGGAGACAATCATCGATCCTGGGGGGACCGCCCTCAGCCGGCGGTGCGGCCGGCGTTCAGGTGCCGGGCGAAGGCGCGGTCCATTTTGCGGATGTGGCCGACCAGCCACTCCATCAGGGTAGTGTTGGTCTTGACCAGCAGTCCGAGGGAGGCCCCTTCGCTGCGGAACTGGTCCGCCAGCGCCTCGGTGGTGGCGATGAAGTTATCGTGCTGGGCCCGGTGTGCCGGGTAGTCCGGAAAGTTGCTGCGCTGCTGCATCAGTTCCTCCTCGTGAAAATGGCTGCGGATGTAGTCGTCGAGGAAGGTCAGGGTACGGAGCACCTCCTCCCGCCCCTGCCCCTGGTTGCAGGCGGCGAGGAGATTGTTGAAGCGGCGGAAGAGTTCCCGGTGCTGGTCGTCGATGTCGTCTACCCCGGTGAGGAGAGAGTCGTCCCAGTTGATGGCCATGTGATGTTCCTTTCTTGTCGTTCCCCTGGCGGGTCAGGCCACCTTGGCCAGCCCTTCCAGCATGGTTTGGTAGAGATCGCGCGAGGCGGACTGGGCGGTCAGCCGCGCGGCGTTGACCTCGGTGAAGTTCTGCTCCAGCAGTGCCACCAGGGCCCCGTCGAGAGCCTCGCTGGCCGCCATCTCGCGCAGGAGATGGAGGATCTCCTCCCCCGCCAGCCCCGCCCGGTAGGGGCGGTCCTCGGCGAGGGCAGTGAAGACGTCGGCCACCGCCATGATCCGCGACCCGAGGGGGAGGTCGTGGCGGTCGACATGGAAGGGGTACCCCTGCCCCGCCGGGCACTCGTGGTGAAAGGAGCTCCAGACATTGATTATGGCGAAGTCAGGAATCCGCTCCAGGGTCCGGTAGGTGTAGAAGGGGTGGCAGCGCACGATGTTGCGCTCGCTGGCGGAGAGGGGTCCCGGCTTCTCGAGGATTTCCGTCGGCACCCCGAGCTTGCCCAGGTCATGCAGAAAGCCGGCGATCTGGATCAGCTGGCATTCCCGCCAGCTCCAGCCGCAGAGCCGGGCCAGGGTTTCGGCGCAGGCGGCGACGCCGCTGGAGTGGGTGGCGGTGAAGGGGCTGCGAAAGTCGATCACCCGGGCGAAGACCCGGGTCAGGTCGCGCAGGCCGTCGAGGTTGAGCAGGAACCCCTCCATGCCGACCCGCCGTTGCAGGCGGGAACGGAGCAGCGGCGAGACGATGTCGAGCCAGAAGTAGTCCTTTGCCGCCAGGCGCCGGAAGGCGGCCACCGCCTCGGGGTGGAAGACGCCGCCGTTCTGCGCCTCGATCTCCCGGCGGATTCCCGCCGCCTGACCGAGGGCGTCCGGGCCGCTGCGGGTCAGGACTGCCACCCGGTCGGCGAGGTGGAGAATCTGCGACTTGACCACCAGGTCGTTGGCGCCCCGCCCCTGCACTTCCCCCCAGCGCTCGTGGTGACCGCGGATGATTTCGGCTACGGCACCGAAGGGGGCGAAGTCCCGCAGCAGCAGGTAGCCGACCTCGGCATGGCGCTGGGCCGACTCGGTCTCGAAGCTCAGCAGCCGGAGGCGCTCCTGCAGGGAAAGGGCGCCGATGTCGTGCAACTTGCCCGCCACCAGCAGTTCGGTGCTCGCCTCCTCCCCCAGCCCCATCTCCCGGGCGATGGCGCAGGCGATGTAGGCTACCCGTTTGTGGTGATCGACCAGCTCCGGGTTGATCAGGTCGATGACGTCCGAAAGGCAGGCGATGAGATCGGCAAGGGGAATCCGGATTTCCTGGCGACTGAGCATGAAAGCACTCCTCAAAAGTAACGATGCGGTTCCGTTCCCCCGGTCGGCGCCGGTGAGCTTTTTCTCATAGATAACCGGCTTTGTCAACTATTAATTGATGAAACTTCGCTACTTAAAGGGAATGAACTACCCCGCAGCAAGCTACGGGGTATCAACAGCCTACACCCTTAGTAAAAATCGCGCAGCAAGCTGCGGGGAATTGAACCCAACTTTTGATTAAAATGGTGCGCCGCCGTCCGGCCAGGGCCGCCGCTTTCTCCTTGGCAGGGCGCTCTTCCTTCGGTATTCTTCCCCCTATGCGCGTCCTTCTCGCCACCCTGCACAGCAAGTTTATCCACCCCAGCCTCGCCCTCCCCTGCCTGGCCGCCTACTGCCGCGACCTGCCGGTCGAACTGGCGATTCGGGAGTTCACCCTCCACGAGCCGAAGGAGAGTGTCCTCGCCGCCCTGCTCGCCGAGGAGCCGGAGGTGGTCGCCTTTTCGGTCTACCTCTGGAACCGCGGCGCAACCCTGGAACTGGTCGACGCCCTGGCGGTCGCCCGGCCGGGACTGCGGATCGTCCTCGGCGGCCCGGAGGTCTCCTTCGATGGCGCCGACCTCTTCCACCGGCACCCGGGACTGACCGCCCTGGTGCGCGGCGAGGGGGAGCTGCCGCTGCACGGCCTGCTGGCCGCCTGGAGTGCCGGGCGGGAACCGCAAGGGGTGGCGCGGCTCTGCTGGCGCCGCGCCGAGGAGGTGGTCGAAGGACCGGACGGGCCGCCGCTGGCCCACCTCGATGCCCTCCCTTCCCCCTTCACCCTCGGCCTGGCCGATCTCTACCGCGGCTTTGTCTACTACGAAAGCAGCCGCGGCTGTCCTTACGACTGTTCCTTCTGCATGAGCGCCCTCGATGCCACGGTCCGTTCCTTCTCGATGGAGCGGATTCACAGCGACCTCGGCTGGCTCCTGGCACAACGGGTAGCGAAGATCAAGCTGGTCGACCGCACCTTCAACTACGATACGGCCCGAGCCCGGGAAATTTTCCGCTTTATCCTGGAAAACAACCGCGGCAGCCACCTCCATTTCGAGATCGGCGCCCATCTCCTCGACGCGGCGACCCTGGAGCTCCTCGAACAGGTCCCCGCCGACACCTTCCAGTTCGAGATCGGCGTGCAGTCGACGCTGCCGGCCACCCTCGCCGCCATCGGCCGACGCGCTCCCCTCGAAGCGCTCTTCGCCAATGTGCGCCGGCTGCGCCAGCGGACCGCGGTCCAGCTTCACCTCGACCTGATCGCCGGTCTGCCGGGCGAGGGGTTCGACGCCTTCGTCGCCTCCGTCGACCGCGTCGCGACGCTGGCCCCACACCATCTCCAGATCGAGCCGGTCAAGCTCCTCCCCGGTTCCCCCCTGCGCCGCGAGGCGTCAGCCCGCGGCATCCGCTTCGACCCCAACCCGCCCTACACCGTGCTGGCGACGCCGGACCTCGATTTCACCGAACTGGAGCGCTTGCGCGGGCTGAGCCGGCTCTTCGACCTGATTGTCAACAGCGGACGCTTCCCCGGCTTTACGGCCGGCCTCACGGCGGCGACCGGCTCCCTGGCCGGCGGCCTGCTGCAAGTCGAAGCCGACTGGCGTCGCCGCGGGCTCTTTCGCCACCCGCTCTCCCAGCGTGCGCTGTTCGAAGCCCTCGCCGAATTTGTCCATGCCACCTTCGACGGGGAGCGCCGGCAGGAGATACTGGAACTCCTCGCCCGCGACTTTGCCCGCTGCGAACGGGTGGTGCCGGGAAAGGCCCCGGCCTTTTTCGACATCGATTTGACTGCGGAGGAAGAGGATAGGGTCCGGGAGGCGGTGCGGCGCGAGACCGGAGAGATCCGCGGGCAGGGGGTCAAACTGCAGCATTTTGCCGCCGTCTTTCACCAGCTCCCGGTGGGGACCGGGCGCCAGCTGCGGCTCTTTCTCTACCTGACCCGCAGCGGCGCCGGGCTGGAAGTGCGGGAACTGCTTCTGGAGTCTGGCGCGCCGGTCAAGGAGTGTTCCGCCGGCTCGGATCGGGATTGAAGTGGTTGCGGGGAACCACCGTCGCTCCCCCCTCCCCAGAGCAAGGTTACCGGCAAGAGCATGACACTATTTTCCTCCCCCTGCCCCCACCACTCGCGGCTCAAGCAATCCTGACAATCAGCCCGCCGATAAAACGGGGATCGAGATCGTCGGCATCCAGGGCACAGAACTCCTCCTCCCAACGATCAAGGGCGGCATTGGCAAATGCGCCGCCCCCCACTTCCAGGCTGTCCAGCCAGGCGACCGTTTCGCGGCGCAGGCCGGCTGCCAGCTTGCCACTGTGACTGACCCCGGCATGAAGTTCGCCGAGGCGACCCGCGGCGACCGGTTCGGGCAGAAACGCGCCGCCGAGCAGACGGTTGGCGAGAGCGGTGAGAAAGAAAGTCGAAAGGGTAAGCGCCTCGGCCCCAGACGGCTGGCAGCCGTCCAGGTCAAGATCGGCGGGGTTGGGGAGCCTGAAGTCGAAATGTTTTTCGAAGAGCCGCACCTGCACCTCCAGCCAGCCGAGCCACTCCTCGGCCCGGCGCAGATCCCGCAGGGTGGCAAAGGGGCGCACCCCGCCGCTGGTGGCATCCTCGATCCCGGTAAAAAAGAGCGGCAGCCGGCGGTCGAGAGCGGCAAGCAGGGCCCGGAAAGCCGGGTCGTAGTAGGGGGCCAGTTTCTTGCCGGCGAGGGCGGCGGCCCGCCGCCGCAGCTCCTGGGTCAGGGTGAAGCCAACCCGGAAGAGATGTTCGACATAGTGCCCGTTGAGGAGTTCCCGGCCGCGCAGCGCATCCTCCCCGGCCAGCTCCTCGAGGGCGAGGTTGAGATAGCGGTAAACGCTTTCCGCGGCCCCCTGCACCTGCTGTGGCTCACCGACATCGACCCGTTCGGCCATCATCAGCTTGTTGATCAGGTAGACCAGTTCCCGGGCGGTCGCCTCACTGATACCGGCGGCGAGCACCTCGGCGAGCAGGTCCAGCGGGCGCGCCGCGGCGAGGAAGAATCCCGGCGAGGGGACCCGGCCGCGTCCGGTGGCAAAGGGAGTCTTCACCTTTTCCGGAGCTTCCAGCTGGTCCACGGTCAGCAGCGCGTAGATGCGCTGTGCCGTCTGCGGGTCGGGGAAACCGCAGTCCTCGAGACGACCGCAATGGAGCTGGTAGGCATCCTCCTCTAACTGCGCCTCCTGCTCCCAGCGCACCGCCTCGATCAGGCCGCGAAAGAAATCCTGGTCGCCGCGATAGAGCACGCCGAGGAGCTGGGCCAGGGGCTTCGATTTCTCGCTGTCGAAATAATCGAGCTGGTAGCCGCCATCGCGGGCCTGGGCCTCGACACGTTCATCATCACCGACGAAATCCCCGGGACCGGCGATCACATTCAGGTGCTTTTTCAGCATCAGTACCAGCATCTCGAAGTCGAGTTCGCGCACTGTCTGCAGCACCTTGTCCTCGCCACAGTCGAGGAGCGCCTGCAGCCACTTGAAGACCGCGTCCCCTTCGAGCTGATCCTGGTCCCAGCAGTCGAGATCGAACAGCAGGTTGTACTGCTCGCTGCTGATCATCGGCAGCAGCTCGGCGACGTCCTCGAAACCCTGTTCGCGGATCAGCAGGTAAAGCTCCTGAGGCGCCAGCTGCGGCACCAGGGTTTCGATATCCGCCGCCTCGAGCAGTAGCCGGTATTTCTCCCCCCCCTGGGCGCAGCTGATCAGTTCGAGGCGTTCCTCGGCACTCAGGAGGTTGAATTCCCTGGGGGTGATGCTGCGCGCCTGGCGCAACAGGGTGAGGTGGCCGCTCCGTTTTTCGGCGGGGAGTTCAATGCGGGTCACGATGGGATATCTCCTCGGTTTGGCAATGGAGGGCCAATGTAAAGCAGGCTCCGGCGAGGGTCAAGCGCTATCGACCCCGGGAAGCGGCCGCAAGCATGCCAAACCGCCCGCGGCTCTTTACAGTATACTCTCCGCTCCCCACTCGACACGATCTGGCCAAGCAGGGAGGGGACGGTTATACTGGGAGCATGCGGCGTGCTGCCGCCCCCAATCCCGGGAGTTTCCATGTCCACACCACCATTCCGGTTTGCATTTCTCGTCCTGCTCTCCCTCCTGCTCGCCTTCCCCGCACTGGCGCGGGCGCTCGACCTGCAGCAGCTGATCCACGATGTCGAACAGCAGTACATGGGGGTCTCTTCCCATTCGCGGATGGAGATGCAAGTAGCGACCGCACACTGGCAGCGCAACCTGACCATGGAGGCCTGGTCCCTGGGGCGCGAGCACTTCCTGGTCCGCATCCTCGAACCGGCCAGGGAGCGCGGCGTCGCCACCCTCAAGGTGCGCCGCGAGGTCTGGAACTACCTCCCCAAGGTCGACCGGGTGATCAAGATCCCGCCGTCGATGATGGGGGGCGCCTGGATGGGGAGCCACATCACCAACGACGACCTCGTCAAAGCGAATCACGTCGACCAGGACTATACCTTCACCCTCCTCGAAGAGACTCCGGAACTCTGGCGCATCGAAGGAACCCCCCGCCCTGACGCTGCGGTGGTCTGGGGCAGGATCGTCTACACGGTTCGCAAGGCCCCCCGGGTCCCGGTGCAGGTCACCTATTTCGACGAGGCGTTGCAACCGGTCCGCACCATCACCTTCAGCGACGTGGAAAAGGTCGGGAACCGCACCCTGCCGCTGACGATGACGGTGCAGCCCCTCGACAAACCGGAGGAACAGACCGTCCTCCATTATGACAGCATCGAATTCGACCTGCCGCTGGGGGAGGACTACTTCTCGCTGCGCAATCTCAAGGCGCGCTGAGATGCTACTGCGTCTCGCCCTGCGCAACATCTGGCGCAACCGGCGCCGCTCTCTCCTCACCCTCTCGGCGATGGTCGTCTCCGCGTCGCTGCTGATCCTCGCGCTCGGCGTCTTCTCCGGCATGCTCGCCGACATCCTCGCCTCGGCCACCGAGCAGTATCAGGGACACCTGGTCATCGCCCGCAGCGGCTACCAGGATGACCATGACCTCTTCGCCAACTTCAGCCCGACGGACCAGACCCTCGAATCCCTGCGCGCCGATCCCGCGGTCCTCGGCGCCACGCCGCGCCTGCGCGGCTTCGGACTGGTCTCCCATCGCCAGGCGACCTACCCGGCCGAACTGCTCGGCATCGAAGCGGCGGCCGAGCGCCAGGTGACGACCCTCGCCGGG is a window encoding:
- a CDS encoding bacteriohemerythrin, with protein sequence MAINWDDSLLTGVDDIDDQHRELFRRFNNLLAACNQGQGREEVLRTLTFLDDYIRSHFHEEELMQQRSNFPDYPAHRAQHDNFIATTEALADQFRSEGASLGLLVKTNTTLMEWLVGHIRKMDRAFARHLNAGRTAG
- a CDS encoding outer membrane lipoprotein-sorting protein, whose translation is MSTPPFRFAFLVLLSLLLAFPALARALDLQQLIHDVEQQYMGVSSHSRMEMQVATAHWQRNLTMEAWSLGREHFLVRILEPARERGVATLKVRREVWNYLPKVDRVIKIPPSMMGGAWMGSHITNDDLVKANHVDQDYTFTLLEETPELWRIEGTPRPDAAVVWGRIVYTVRKAPRVPVQVTYFDEALQPVRTITFSDVEKVGNRTLPLTMTVQPLDKPEEQTVLHYDSIEFDLPLGEDYFSLRNLKAR
- a CDS encoding B12-binding domain-containing radical SAM protein → MRVLLATLHSKFIHPSLALPCLAAYCRDLPVELAIREFTLHEPKESVLAALLAEEPEVVAFSVYLWNRGATLELVDALAVARPGLRIVLGGPEVSFDGADLFHRHPGLTALVRGEGELPLHGLLAAWSAGREPQGVARLCWRRAEEVVEGPDGPPLAHLDALPSPFTLGLADLYRGFVYYESSRGCPYDCSFCMSALDATVRSFSMERIHSDLGWLLAQRVAKIKLVDRTFNYDTARAREIFRFILENNRGSHLHFEIGAHLLDAATLELLEQVPADTFQFEIGVQSTLPATLAAIGRRAPLEALFANVRRLRQRTAVQLHLDLIAGLPGEGFDAFVASVDRVATLAPHHLQIEPVKLLPGSPLRREASARGIRFDPNPPYTVLATPDLDFTELERLRGLSRLFDLIVNSGRFPGFTAGLTAATGSLAGGLLQVEADWRRRGLFRHPLSQRALFEALAEFVHATFDGERRQEILELLARDFARCERVVPGKAPAFFDIDLTAEEEDRVREAVRRETGEIRGQGVKLQHFAAVFHQLPVGTGRQLRLFLYLTRSGAGLEVRELLLESGAPVKECSAGSDRD
- a CDS encoding rhodanese-like domain-containing protein gives rise to the protein MGFLDLAPQVSAWSADQVRDFLTSHHPDSYTLLDVRQPREFAPGHLPGAINLPLDVLLDRLPELDGVGPVIVYCQSGMRSHAAAAALARAGYHDVHHLAGGLHAWEGELAAGHPAVELERFQRYTRPTEHAALAWCLEEGTRRFYAAAAEQAETPELGTLFGELVNAEEGHKKMLRGVYEALRGALAPDDFPACELGAGAADDYMEGGMEVAEAIAWARQQPARAILELAMAVETSALDRYLYLQRRLPDENSQRVFELLADEERRHLKQLAAGLERLL
- a CDS encoding HD domain-containing phosphohydrolase, yielding MLSRQEIRIPLADLIACLSDVIDLINPELVDHHKRVAYIACAIAREMGLGEEASTELLVAGKLHDIGALSLQERLRLLSFETESAQRHAEVGYLLLRDFAPFGAVAEIIRGHHERWGEVQGRGANDLVVKSQILHLADRVAVLTRSGPDALGQAAGIRREIEAQNGGVFHPEAVAAFRRLAAKDYFWLDIVSPLLRSRLQRRVGMEGFLLNLDGLRDLTRVFARVIDFRSPFTATHSSGVAACAETLARLCGWSWRECQLIQIAGFLHDLGKLGVPTEILEKPGPLSASERNIVRCHPFYTYRTLERIPDFAIINVWSSFHHECPAGQGYPFHVDRHDLPLGSRIMAVADVFTALAEDRPYRAGLAGEEILHLLREMAASEALDGALVALLEQNFTEVNAARLTAQSASRDLYQTMLEGLAKVA
- a CDS encoding acyl carrier protein phosphodiesterase; the protein is MNYLVHLYLSDPEPLCRLGNLTGDFVKGVLRDGWPPLLLRGLRQHRQVDVFAQGNRAFQRSRERLDPAFGLCRGILVDLFYDHFLARHWHRHAEIPLGDFAEAVYRDIETYLPLLPPGFQAVAPRMIAHDWLTSYCQQENVGRALERLGQRLRRPRDLAAGLHELQRHRAGLAADCDEFLGAARDFLRRHPLL
- a CDS encoding C40 family peptidase codes for the protein MSRTTTLSFCFCLLSLLVPGFAPAAPSATDPAVVKVRKGDTLFAIAHRNGLSVKDLKHLNRLGSDLIHPGQRLRLALPREQPAGAEKTACGGEDPLADAACDYLAIPYRLGGNDLSGIDCSALVQRFFRPLGIELPRTAREQFRLGHPVDPKDLASGDLLFFHTYAPYASHVGIYLGEGHMLHASSRSHRVVISAIANSYFRQRLLGARRLLDPIELQEQLQLTTLDLPQEEAASDPLATLPGTLPAR
- a CDS encoding radical SAM protein; this encodes MAVEKTILAVVADERGEVFEHPDLLLAGMSGLVARRPRSEELIPLPQGSRLFTIPGTPPIGFDRRSNKLQTVSELPRSWGGGKVQAVSAFLTPAFTRTLLPAADWRRKGLTLPLWSYTAVGWCVEEERFYCAAVRVDRNDQWRPDHFDDRDIDPVVRRILKEFPDNRLFEQLSRCALDYHCFAAKNLFYRRWEAPLPTSPVCNSRCLGCISLQESECCPSSQERLTFVPTVAELCQVAVPHLEQAENAIVSFGQGCEGDPILQADTIAAAVRAMRRATTRGTINFNSNASLPDAVEELAAAGIDSIRISLNSVQEELYNAYYRPRGYRFADVLESLRRARQAGIFTMLNYLVFPGVTDSAAEVAALEEVLARGEVDLIQMRNLAIDPVLYRDALGVAGEGMGMATMLARVKGNFPEIQYGYFNRTRENFFPAGYQSDWPLPA
- a CDS encoding DUF6178 family protein codes for the protein MTRIELPAEKRSGHLTLLRQARSITPREFNLLSAEERLELISCAQGGEKYRLLLEAADIETLVPQLAPQELYLLIREQGFEDVAELLPMISSEQYNLLFDLDCWDQDQLEGDAVFKWLQALLDCGEDKVLQTVRELDFEMLVLMLKKHLNVIAGPGDFVGDDERVEAQARDGGYQLDYFDSEKSKPLAQLLGVLYRGDQDFFRGLIEAVRWEQEAQLEEDAYQLHCGRLEDCGFPDPQTAQRIYALLTVDQLEAPEKVKTPFATGRGRVPSPGFFLAAARPLDLLAEVLAAGISEATARELVYLINKLMMAERVDVGEPQQVQGAAESVYRYLNLALEELAGEDALRGRELLNGHYVEHLFRVGFTLTQELRRRAAALAGKKLAPYYDPAFRALLAALDRRLPLFFTGIEDATSGGVRPFATLRDLRRAEEWLGWLEVQVRLFEKHFDFRLPNPADLDLDGCQPSGAEALTLSTFFLTALANRLLGGAFLPEPVAAGRLGELHAGVSHSGKLAAGLRRETVAWLDSLEVGGGAFANAALDRWEEEFCALDADDLDPRFIGGLIVRIA